One part of the Anaeromyxobacter sp. Fw109-5 genome encodes these proteins:
- a CDS encoding acylphosphatase, whose protein sequence is MAELARAHILVSGEVQGVSFRAAAVDEARRLGVRGWVRNVADGRVEAEAEGERAKVEALVRWCGRGPPAARVADVQVSWGAYGGDLGPFSVRH, encoded by the coding sequence ATGGCCGAGCTCGCGCGCGCGCACATCCTCGTGAGCGGAGAGGTGCAGGGGGTCTCGTTCCGCGCGGCCGCCGTCGACGAGGCGCGCCGGCTGGGCGTCCGCGGCTGGGTGCGGAACGTGGCCGACGGCCGCGTCGAGGCCGAGGCCGAGGGAGAGCGGGCGAAGGTGGAGGCGCTCGTCCGCTGGTGCGGCCGCGGGCCGCCCGCGGCGCGGGTCGCGGACGTGCAGGTGTCCTGGGGCGCCTACGGCGGCGACCTCGGGCCGTTCTCCGTCAGGCACTGA
- a CDS encoding TIGR03960 family B12-binding radical SAM protein, producing MKTPHATLTSAVDELVLAAQKPSRYVGGEFGSIVKDLDGARVRFALAFPDTYEVGMSNLGFRLLYHLLNDRPEIACERVFLPWPDMEGMLRERGVPLFTLESRAAVRDFDVLGVTLQFELAYTSVLAMLDLAGIPLHAKDRGDEAPLVVGGGPCAFNPEPVADFFDCFVVGEGEEVALELADAVAASGFRRGGAPRAEVLRRLARIPGVYVPSLFRPRYDPATRALAAIEPLLPGYEKVERRVMPDLNALPTTAYTRPLVPFMQTIHDRLPIEIQRGCTRGCRFCQVGMITRPTRQRDPKQVLRLAETGLGASGYEEVGLLSLSSGDYAPLNGLLDDFLARWEGEKIGMSLPSLRTETMNDSLAQKIARIRKTGFTLAPEAATERMRAVINKGNREEDLLRAVESVFQNGWSLLKLYFMIGLPQERDEDVVAIAELARRCLSTARRALPKGQGSAAIHLGASTFVPKPFTPFQWEAMISPEETRRRQGLITASLGGRNGAIQFKPHDSRQSSIEGALALGDRRVATAVLAAYRSGQRLDGWSEWFDEGRWLAAFEACEREHGVGLDWYAHRRRRLDEVLPWDRIDCGVTKTYLAKQLAAARNLAEVEDCVPAPCTVCGACDYEVVKNRTYEAKDYVPEPAPPPPPPEPPIRSRVRVRWAKLGRLVALSHLETMHTLLRAIRRARLPVVYSQGYHPKPRVSFGPALAVGIESQAEFMDLELAGAVGAAEVAARLAPELPEGLRVLDAQPVEPHAPSIGESLRAVHYRAEFQGDGWDEAALSERVAGFADAEQAVVTRVAPPKSRGHRRQKVAETKRREIDLKEIVTHLAVEGPGTVAFSLRADPSGSAKPAEVLAAVFGDDGEPPRGVKVLKEGVSFARASEGQASGRQPRAPRYLDA from the coding sequence ATGAAGACTCCCCACGCGACCCTGACGTCCGCGGTCGACGAGCTCGTGCTCGCCGCCCAGAAGCCGTCCCGCTACGTCGGCGGGGAGTTCGGCAGCATCGTGAAGGACCTGGACGGCGCGCGGGTGCGCTTCGCGCTCGCCTTCCCGGACACCTACGAGGTCGGCATGTCCAACCTCGGGTTCCGGCTGCTCTACCACCTGCTGAACGATCGGCCCGAGATCGCCTGCGAGCGGGTGTTCCTGCCCTGGCCGGACATGGAGGGCATGCTCCGCGAGCGCGGCGTGCCGCTCTTCACGCTCGAGTCGCGCGCCGCGGTCCGTGACTTCGACGTCCTCGGGGTGACGCTCCAGTTCGAGCTCGCCTACACGAGCGTGCTCGCGATGCTGGACCTCGCCGGCATCCCGCTGCACGCGAAGGACCGCGGCGACGAGGCGCCGCTCGTCGTGGGCGGCGGGCCCTGCGCCTTCAACCCCGAGCCCGTGGCCGACTTCTTCGACTGCTTCGTGGTGGGGGAGGGCGAGGAGGTCGCGCTCGAGCTCGCCGACGCCGTCGCCGCGAGCGGGTTCCGCCGGGGCGGCGCGCCGCGCGCCGAGGTGCTCCGCCGGCTCGCGCGCATCCCGGGCGTGTACGTCCCGTCGCTGTTCCGGCCCCGCTACGACCCCGCCACGCGCGCGCTCGCCGCGATCGAGCCGCTGCTGCCCGGCTACGAGAAGGTCGAGCGGCGCGTGATGCCCGATCTGAACGCGCTGCCGACCACCGCCTACACGCGGCCGCTCGTGCCGTTCATGCAGACGATCCACGACCGGCTGCCCATCGAGATCCAGCGCGGCTGCACGCGCGGCTGCCGCTTCTGCCAGGTCGGGATGATCACCCGCCCGACGCGGCAGCGCGATCCGAAGCAGGTGCTGCGCCTCGCCGAGACCGGCCTCGGGGCGTCCGGCTACGAGGAGGTGGGCCTGCTCTCGCTCTCCTCCGGCGACTACGCCCCGCTGAACGGGCTCCTCGACGACTTCCTCGCCCGCTGGGAGGGCGAGAAGATCGGCATGAGCCTCCCCTCGCTGCGCACCGAGACGATGAACGACTCGCTCGCGCAGAAGATCGCGCGCATCCGGAAGACGGGCTTCACGCTCGCGCCGGAGGCGGCGACCGAGCGGATGCGGGCGGTCATCAACAAGGGGAACCGCGAGGAGGACCTGCTCCGCGCCGTGGAGTCGGTGTTCCAGAACGGCTGGTCGCTCCTCAAGCTCTACTTCATGATCGGGCTGCCGCAGGAGCGGGACGAGGACGTGGTGGCCATCGCCGAGCTGGCCCGGCGCTGCCTCTCGACGGCGCGCCGCGCGCTGCCGAAGGGGCAGGGCTCCGCCGCCATCCACCTCGGCGCCTCCACGTTCGTGCCGAAGCCGTTCACCCCGTTCCAGTGGGAGGCGATGATCTCGCCGGAGGAGACGCGGCGGCGCCAGGGGCTCATCACCGCTTCGCTCGGCGGCCGCAACGGGGCGATCCAGTTCAAGCCGCACGACTCGCGCCAGTCGTCCATCGAGGGCGCCCTCGCGCTCGGCGACCGGCGCGTGGCGACCGCGGTGCTCGCCGCGTACCGCAGCGGCCAGCGGCTCGACGGGTGGTCGGAGTGGTTCGACGAGGGGCGCTGGCTCGCGGCGTTCGAGGCCTGCGAGCGCGAGCACGGCGTCGGGCTCGACTGGTACGCGCACCGCCGCCGGCGCCTCGACGAGGTGCTGCCGTGGGACCGCATCGACTGCGGCGTCACGAAGACCTACCTCGCGAAGCAGCTGGCGGCGGCGCGGAACCTCGCCGAGGTGGAGGACTGCGTCCCCGCCCCGTGCACGGTGTGCGGCGCCTGCGACTACGAGGTCGTGAAGAACCGGACCTACGAGGCGAAGGACTACGTCCCGGAGCCGGCGCCGCCGCCGCCCCCGCCCGAGCCGCCCATCCGCTCGCGGGTGCGGGTGCGCTGGGCGAAGCTCGGCCGGCTGGTCGCGCTCTCGCACCTCGAGACGATGCACACCCTGCTGCGCGCCATCCGGCGCGCGCGCCTGCCGGTCGTGTACTCGCAGGGCTATCACCCGAAGCCGCGGGTGTCGTTCGGCCCGGCGCTCGCGGTCGGCATCGAGAGCCAGGCGGAGTTCATGGATCTGGAGCTCGCGGGGGCCGTCGGGGCGGCCGAGGTCGCGGCACGGCTGGCGCCGGAGCTGCCGGAGGGGCTCCGGGTGCTCGACGCGCAGCCCGTCGAGCCGCACGCTCCGTCCATCGGCGAGTCGCTGCGGGCGGTGCATTATCGTGCGGAGTTCCAGGGGGATGGCTGGGACGAGGCGGCCCTCTCCGAGCGGGTGGCGGGCTTCGCCGACGCCGAGCAGGCGGTCGTCACCCGGGTCGCACCCCCCAAGAGCCGCGGACATCGGCGACAGAAGGTCGCGGAGACGAAGAGAAGAGAGATAGACTTGAAAGAAATCGTGACCCACCTGGCCGTCGAAGGCCCGGGGACGGTCGCGTTCAGCTTGCGGGCGGATCCCTCAGGGAGCGCGAAACCAGCCGAGGTGCTGGCCGCGGTCTTCGGAGACGACGGGGAGCCGCCCAGGGGAGTGAAGGTTTTGAAGGAGGGCGTCAGCTTCGCGAGGGCGAGCGAGGGTCAGGCATCTGGCCGACAGCCGCGCGCGCCCCGCTACCTCGACGCCTGA